The Mustela erminea isolate mMusErm1 chromosome 18, mMusErm1.Pri, whole genome shotgun sequence genome has a window encoding:
- the RANGRF gene encoding ran guanine nucleotide release factor isoform X4: MGGPEPRRWAGPATARLIRAMRTPRASPYHRKYHFEDVGGVQGARSVQVDSVQPLLLENLALRSCCQEAWVLSGKQQVAKENHQVAKDVRVHQALLRLPQYQTDLLLTFNDPPPDHRLSLGPENLSLPPWSLGDFEQLVTGLTLHDPNIFGPQ, encoded by the exons ATGGGAGGGCCGGAGCCGAGGAGGTGGGCGGGGCCTGCGACTGCACGGTTAATCAGGGCAATGAGAACTCCAAGGGCATCACCTTATCACCGGAA GTACCACTTTGAGGACGTGGGCGGGGTGCAGGGGGCTAGGTCTGTGCAGGTGGACAGTGTGCAGCCCCTCCTTTTGGAGAACCTGGCTCTGAGGAGCTGCTGTCAAGAAGCCTGGGTCCTGTCTGGCAAGCAGCAGGTAGCTAAAGAAAACCACCAG GTAGCAAAGGATGTGAGAGTGCACCAGGCTTTGCTGCGGCTGCCCCAGTACCAGACTGATCTCCTGCTCACCTTCAATGATCCCCC ccctgACCATAGGTTATCTCTTGGTCCTGAAAATCTGTCACTTCCGCCCTGGAGCCTGGGTGACTTCGAACAGCTGGTGACCGGTCTGACCCTTCACGACCCCAACATCTTTGGTCCCCAGTAA
- the SLC25A35 gene encoding solute carrier family 25 member 35 isoform X2, with amino-acid sequence MDFLMSGLAACGACLFTNPLEVVKTRMQLQGELRAPGTYQRHYRNVFHAFITIGKVDGPAALQKGLAPALLYQFLMNGIRLGTYGLAEAGGYLHTAEGALSRPRSAAAGALAGVMGAYLGSPIYMVKTHLQAQAASEIAVGHQYKHQIFPPQSWKVALVAAMVSGIAVVLAMTPFDVVSTRLYNQPTDAQGKGLMYRGILDALLQTARTEGFFGMYKGIGASYFRLGPHTVLSLFFWDQLRTLYNTYTK; translated from the exons ATGGACTTTTTGATGAGTGGCCTGGCGGCCTGCGGGGCTTGCTTGTTCACCAACCCCCTGGAAGTGGTAAAGACCAGGATGCAGTTGCAGGGGGAACTGCGGGCCCCCGGCACCTACCAGCGGCACTACCGAAACGTCTTCCATGCCTTCATCACCATCGGCAAGGTGGATGGCCCGGCTGCGCTGCAGAAGGGACTGGCCCCTGCTCTCTTATACCAGTTCCTGATGAATGGCATCCGCTTGGGCACCTACGGGCTGGCTGAGGCTGGGGGCTACCTGCACACGGCGGAAGGCGCCCTCAGCCGTCCCCGCAGCGCTGCAGCTGGGGCCCTGGCTGGGGTCATGGGAGCCTACTTGGGGAGCCCCATCTACATG GTGAAGACACATCTACAGGCACAGGCGGCCTCAGAAATTGCCGTGGGTCACCAGTATAAGCATCAG ATATTTCCGCCCCAGAGCTGGAAGGTGGCTCTGGTGGCTGCCATGGTGAGTGGCATCGCCGTGGTCCTGGCCATGACACCCTTTGATGTGGTCAGCACGAGGCTCTACAACCAGCCCACTGATGCCCAGGGCAAG GGCCTGATGTACCGGGGGATACTGGATGCCCTTCTACAGACCGCTCGGACAGAGGGCTTCTTTGGCATGTACAAGGGTATAGGTGCCTCCTACTTCCGCCTTGGCCCCCACActgtcctttccctcttcttctgggaccagTTACGCACCCTCTACAACACGTACACCAAATGA
- the RANGRF gene encoding ran guanine nucleotide release factor isoform X2 — MPAPGPKPMEPARDYPLFGGAFSAALPPGALDVSDLRPVPDNQEVFCHRVTDQSLIVELLELQAHVQGEEAARYHFEDVGGVQGARSVQVDSVQPLLLENLALRSCCQEAWVLSGKQQVAKENHQVAKDVRVHQALLRLPQYQTDLLLTFNDPPLSLGPENLSLPPWSLGDFEQLVTGLTLHDPNIFGPQ; from the exons ATGCCCGCCCCTGGTCCCAAACCCATGGAGCCCGCGCGAGACTACCCGCTGTTCGGGGGCGCCTTCTCCGCCGCGCTCCCTCCCGGGGCCCTTGACGTAAG CGACCTCCGACCGGTCCCGGACAACCAGGAAGTTTTCTGCCACCGCGTGACGGACCAGAGCCTGATCGTGGAACTTCTGGAGCTCCAGGCCCACGTGCAGGGAGAGGAGGCTGCGCG GTACCACTTTGAGGACGTGGGCGGGGTGCAGGGGGCTAGGTCTGTGCAGGTGGACAGTGTGCAGCCCCTCCTTTTGGAGAACCTGGCTCTGAGGAGCTGCTGTCAAGAAGCCTGGGTCCTGTCTGGCAAGCAGCAGGTAGCTAAAGAAAACCACCAG GTAGCAAAGGATGTGAGAGTGCACCAGGCTTTGCTGCGGCTGCCCCAGTACCAGACTGATCTCCTGCTCACCTTCAATGATCCCCC GTTATCTCTTGGTCCTGAAAATCTGTCACTTCCGCCCTGGAGCCTGGGTGACTTCGAACAGCTGGTGACCGGTCTGACCCTTCACGACCCCAACATCTTTGGTCCCCAGTAA
- the SLC25A35 gene encoding solute carrier family 25 member 35 isoform X1, whose protein sequence is MDFLMSGLAACGACLFTNPLEVVKTRMQLQGELRAPGTYQRHYRNVFHAFITIGKVDGPAALQKGLAPALLYQFLMNGIRLGTYGLAEAGGYLHTAEGALSRPRSAAAGALAGVMGAYLGSPIYMVKTHLQAQAASEIAVGHQYKHQGMFQALSEIGQKHGLVGLWRGALGGLPRVIIGSSTQLCTFSSTKDLITQWEIFPPQSWKVALVAAMVSGIAVVLAMTPFDVVSTRLYNQPTDAQGKGLMYRGILDALLQTARTEGFFGMYKGIGASYFRLGPHTVLSLFFWDQLRTLYNTYTK, encoded by the exons ATGGACTTTTTGATGAGTGGCCTGGCGGCCTGCGGGGCTTGCTTGTTCACCAACCCCCTGGAAGTGGTAAAGACCAGGATGCAGTTGCAGGGGGAACTGCGGGCCCCCGGCACCTACCAGCGGCACTACCGAAACGTCTTCCATGCCTTCATCACCATCGGCAAGGTGGATGGCCCGGCTGCGCTGCAGAAGGGACTGGCCCCTGCTCTCTTATACCAGTTCCTGATGAATGGCATCCGCTTGGGCACCTACGGGCTGGCTGAGGCTGGGGGCTACCTGCACACGGCGGAAGGCGCCCTCAGCCGTCCCCGCAGCGCTGCAGCTGGGGCCCTGGCTGGGGTCATGGGAGCCTACTTGGGGAGCCCCATCTACATG GTGAAGACACATCTACAGGCACAGGCGGCCTCAGAAATTGCCGTGGGTCACCAGTATAAGCATCAG GGCATGTTTCAGGCGCTAAGCGAGATTGGCCAGAAACATGGGCTGGTGGGGTTGTGGCGCGGGGCCCTGGGCGGCCTGCCCCGAGTTATCATCGGTTCCTCCACCCAGCTGTGCACCTTCTCATCCACCAAGGACCTCATCACTCAGTGGGAG ATATTTCCGCCCCAGAGCTGGAAGGTGGCTCTGGTGGCTGCCATGGTGAGTGGCATCGCCGTGGTCCTGGCCATGACACCCTTTGATGTGGTCAGCACGAGGCTCTACAACCAGCCCACTGATGCCCAGGGCAAG GGCCTGATGTACCGGGGGATACTGGATGCCCTTCTACAGACCGCTCGGACAGAGGGCTTCTTTGGCATGTACAAGGGTATAGGTGCCTCCTACTTCCGCCTTGGCCCCCACActgtcctttccctcttcttctgggaccagTTACGCACCCTCTACAACACGTACACCAAATGA
- the RANGRF gene encoding ran guanine nucleotide release factor isoform X3, which produces MPAPGPKPMEPARDYPLFGGAFSAALPPGALDVSDLRPVPDNQEVFCHRVTDQSLIVELLELQAHVQGEEAARYHFEDVGGVQGARSVQVDSVQPLLLENLALRSCCQEAWVLSGKQQVAKDVRVHQALLRLPQYQTDLLLTFNDPPPDHRLSLGPENLSLPPWSLGDFEQLVTGLTLHDPNIFGPQ; this is translated from the exons ATGCCCGCCCCTGGTCCCAAACCCATGGAGCCCGCGCGAGACTACCCGCTGTTCGGGGGCGCCTTCTCCGCCGCGCTCCCTCCCGGGGCCCTTGACGTAAG CGACCTCCGACCGGTCCCGGACAACCAGGAAGTTTTCTGCCACCGCGTGACGGACCAGAGCCTGATCGTGGAACTTCTGGAGCTCCAGGCCCACGTGCAGGGAGAGGAGGCTGCGCG GTACCACTTTGAGGACGTGGGCGGGGTGCAGGGGGCTAGGTCTGTGCAGGTGGACAGTGTGCAGCCCCTCCTTTTGGAGAACCTGGCTCTGAGGAGCTGCTGTCAAGAAGCCTGGGTCCTGTCTGGCAAGCAGCAG GTAGCAAAGGATGTGAGAGTGCACCAGGCTTTGCTGCGGCTGCCCCAGTACCAGACTGATCTCCTGCTCACCTTCAATGATCCCCC ccctgACCATAGGTTATCTCTTGGTCCTGAAAATCTGTCACTTCCGCCCTGGAGCCTGGGTGACTTCGAACAGCTGGTGACCGGTCTGACCCTTCACGACCCCAACATCTTTGGTCCCCAGTAA
- the RANGRF gene encoding ran guanine nucleotide release factor isoform X1: MPAPGPKPMEPARDYPLFGGAFSAALPPGALDVSDLRPVPDNQEVFCHRVTDQSLIVELLELQAHVQGEEAARYHFEDVGGVQGARSVQVDSVQPLLLENLALRSCCQEAWVLSGKQQVAKENHQVAKDVRVHQALLRLPQYQTDLLLTFNDPPPDHRLSLGPENLSLPPWSLGDFEQLVTGLTLHDPNIFGPQ, from the exons ATGCCCGCCCCTGGTCCCAAACCCATGGAGCCCGCGCGAGACTACCCGCTGTTCGGGGGCGCCTTCTCCGCCGCGCTCCCTCCCGGGGCCCTTGACGTAAG CGACCTCCGACCGGTCCCGGACAACCAGGAAGTTTTCTGCCACCGCGTGACGGACCAGAGCCTGATCGTGGAACTTCTGGAGCTCCAGGCCCACGTGCAGGGAGAGGAGGCTGCGCG GTACCACTTTGAGGACGTGGGCGGGGTGCAGGGGGCTAGGTCTGTGCAGGTGGACAGTGTGCAGCCCCTCCTTTTGGAGAACCTGGCTCTGAGGAGCTGCTGTCAAGAAGCCTGGGTCCTGTCTGGCAAGCAGCAGGTAGCTAAAGAAAACCACCAG GTAGCAAAGGATGTGAGAGTGCACCAGGCTTTGCTGCGGCTGCCCCAGTACCAGACTGATCTCCTGCTCACCTTCAATGATCCCCC ccctgACCATAGGTTATCTCTTGGTCCTGAAAATCTGTCACTTCCGCCCTGGAGCCTGGGTGACTTCGAACAGCTGGTGACCGGTCTGACCCTTCACGACCCCAACATCTTTGGTCCCCAGTAA